A single Wolbachia endosymbiont (group A) of Bibio marci DNA region contains:
- a CDS encoding IS5 family transposase — protein sequence MPQKMKVSNQNEYNKFLQERGNIFHYINEAIENWYENSPKMQGGNYIYSDKVVILVHIIVNLFRIGLRQTVGFIKGYMQQIGRDLAVISYSQASRRFKKLNIKINDCRIDKNNMEDIEIAIDSTGISIYNNTPGHSKENSANRKYRGYEQTRKLHVMLNINSKKAIAVKYSNGVYSDHYGACDLLKEVNFQHIIKALYADRAYDRHKFYKLCHEYDIKAKIPPINNAAEHPEIDYMSDRNAAIRLIKLYGEDGVKEWKKEVNYGKRSYIEGFFSRLKQIFGFSFRNKSEVNREKELLIKCYLLNQFTEIGMAKFEMAT from the coding sequence ATGCCACAGAAAATGAAAGTCAGTAACCAAAATGAATATAACAAATTTCTCCAGGAAAGAGGAAATATTTTTCATTATATCAATGAAGCCATAGAAAATTGGTATGAAAATAGTCCAAAAATGCAAGGCGGCAACTATATTTACAGTGATAAAGTTGTGATTTTGGTGCATATAATTGTCAATCTTTTTAGAATTGGTTTAAGACAAACGGTGGGGTTTATAAAAGGATATATGCAACAAATAGGAAGAGATTTAGCAGTTATCAGCTATTCACAAGCATCAAGAAGGTTTAAGAAACTTAATATTAAGATCAATGATTGCAGAATTGATAAAAATAATATGGAAGACATCGAAATTGCTATAGATAGTACAGGTATCAGCATTTACAACAATACCCCTGGTCACAGCAAGGAAAATAGCGCTAACAGAAAATATCGTGGCTATGAACAGACAAGAAAATTGCATGTAATGTTGAATATAAACAGCAAAAAAGCCATAGCTGTAAAATACAGTAACGGTGTCTACTCTGATCACTATGGAGCTTGCGATTTGCTTAAAGAAGTTAATTTTCAGCATATCATAAAAGCACTATATGCAGATAGGGCATATGATAGGCACAAGTTTTACAAATTGTGTCACGAATATGATATAAAGGCAAAAATTCCACCAATAAACAATGCGGCAGAACATCCAGAAATAGATTATATGTCTGACAGAAATGCTGCTATTAGGTTAATAAAGTTATACGGTGAAGATGGCGTGAAAGAATGGAAAAAAGAAGTAAATTATGGGAAAAGATCTTATATTGAAGGGTTTTTCTCAAGATTAAAGCAAATATTTGGATTCAGCTTTAGGAATAAATCCGAAGTAAATCGCGAAAAAGAATTGCTGATTAAGTGCTATTTGCTTAATCAATTTACTGAAATTGGTATGGCTAAATTTGAAATGGCTACATGA
- a CDS encoding ClpXP protease specificity-enhancing factor SspB has protein sequence MEQTDYKKLLNSAKFQVIKKTLDVISGNGFIPHLEILFFTYFNGVTMPDRLKKSYPTQMLIILQHQFYDLKVSEDKFSVSLSFQGKQERITIPFFAISEFRDKISGDVLIFDKISIDSDKEYKSEKCTEKLSNGSIISIDQLRDK, from the coding sequence ATGGAGCAAACAGATTACAAAAAATTGCTTAATTCTGCCAAGTTTCAAGTTATCAAAAAGACTTTAGATGTTATATCAGGTAATGGTTTTATCCCTCATTTAGAAATATTATTTTTCACATATTTTAATGGTGTGACCATGCCAGATCGTTTGAAAAAGTCATACCCCACTCAAATGCTTATTATATTACAGCATCAATTCTATGATTTAAAAGTTTCTGAGGATAAATTTAGCGTCAGTTTGAGTTTTCAAGGAAAACAAGAGCGAATTACTATACCGTTTTTTGCTATTAGTGAGTTTCGTGATAAAATTTCAGGAGATGTTTTAATATTTGACAAAATCAGTATCGATTCTGATAAAGAATACAAAAGTGAAAAATGTACTGAAAAATTATCAAACGGTAGTATTATATCCATAGATCAACTGCGTGATAAATAG
- a CDS encoding transposase: MAYSVDLREKAISLVERGKSKSEVADLLEIGIATLYRWLKKKGNGESLEAGKNGSFIRKIDPEVLKEYVKKHPASRNETKSRIWNKFNLV; the protein is encoded by the coding sequence ATGGCATACAGTGTAGACTTAAGGGAGAAAGCTATCTCTTTGGTGGAAAGAGGGAAGTCAAAATCTGAAGTAGCAGATCTTCTAGAAATAGGAATTGCAACCTTGTACAGATGGCTGAAAAAGAAAGGAAACGGTGAAAGCCTGGAGGCAGGAAAGAATGGAAGTTTTATTCGAAAAATAGATCCAGAAGTACTCAAAGAATATGTCAAAAAACACCCAGCTAGCAGAAATGAAACAAAATCTAGGATTTGGAATAAATTCAATTTGGTATAG
- a CDS encoding transposase gives MDNAIFHKTPKTKSLIESFGCHLLYLPAYLPDLNPIEYYWHTIKSRLRPLMHHYTDLQLLVGNTIMEIYHSF, from the coding sequence ATGGATAATGCTATATTTCATAAGACTCCTAAAACAAAGTCATTAATAGAGTCTTTTGGCTGTCATTTGTTGTACCTTCCAGCATATTTACCAGATTTGAATCCTATAGAATACTATTGGCATACCATCAAAAGTCGCCTCAGACCTCTAATGCACCACTATACAGACTTGCAGCTTTTAGTTGGTAATACCATAATGGAAATTTATCATTCATTTTAG
- the hflK gene encoding FtsH protease activity modulator HflK, whose amino-acid sequence MFDENNPWNPGKKSIGNKTPNNEDILSKAVSDIRFFLNGLTRNRGKKPYFIIFIILLFYACTGFYIVHPSEEGIELTFGKYSNTEMSGLRYHFPYPIGKVFKVNVKEVNREEIGVSGSYGRDTDRGEGVMLTGDENIVNVNFEIQWRVRDAKDYLFKVRDHQPGLSVKNAAESAMREIIGKNTISFALEGQGRAEISRDTRILLQQILDGYQMGIEILSVQMKKIDPPEKVISSFRDVQSARADKERTINEAYSYSNDIIPRAKGEAIKIKLDAEAYENEVINEAKGNANRFLSLYEEYRQNPSLVKNRIYLETMENIFSKVDKVVVTDDLKGMFSYLPLTNLGK is encoded by the coding sequence ATGTTTGATGAGAATAATCCTTGGAATCCGGGAAAGAAATCGATAGGGAACAAAACTCCTAATAATGAAGATATTTTAAGTAAAGCTGTATCTGATATAAGGTTCTTTCTTAATGGATTAACCAGAAACAGGGGCAAAAAACCTTATTTTATCATTTTCATTATTTTGCTGTTCTATGCTTGCACTGGCTTTTATATTGTTCACCCCAGTGAAGAAGGCATAGAACTTACCTTTGGTAAATACTCTAACACAGAGATGTCCGGTTTGCGCTATCACTTCCCCTATCCTATTGGTAAGGTTTTTAAAGTAAACGTTAAGGAAGTAAATCGTGAAGAAATTGGTGTAAGCGGTTCTTATGGACGAGATACAGATCGTGGTGAAGGTGTGATGCTAACTGGAGATGAAAATATAGTCAACGTTAATTTCGAAATTCAGTGGCGCGTTAGAGATGCTAAGGACTATTTATTCAAAGTGCGGGATCATCAACCTGGTTTAAGCGTTAAAAACGCTGCTGAAAGTGCTATGAGGGAGATAATAGGTAAGAATACAATTTCTTTTGCACTGGAAGGTCAAGGGAGAGCCGAAATTTCCAGAGATACTAGAATTCTATTGCAGCAGATTCTTGATGGATACCAAATGGGCATAGAGATTTTATCTGTTCAAATGAAAAAAATCGATCCACCAGAAAAAGTAATTAGCTCATTTAGAGATGTGCAAAGTGCTCGTGCAGATAAAGAGCGTACTATAAACGAAGCATATTCTTATAGTAATGATATCATACCTCGAGCAAAAGGTGAAGCGATAAAGATAAAATTAGATGCAGAGGCATATGAGAATGAAGTAATAAATGAAGCAAAAGGTAATGCAAATCGCTTTTTATCTCTTTATGAGGAATATAGACAGAATCCTTCTCTCGTTAAGAATCGTATTTATCTTGAAACTATGGAAAATATTTTCAGTAAGGTAGACAAAGTTGTTGTAACTGATGATCTGAAAGGTATGTTTTCTTATTTACCTCTTACAAATTTAGGGAAATAA
- the hflC gene encoding protease modulator HflC, with protein MSSNIKIIFVSVFVVLLIVLSNSIFVVQETKQAIVIQLGKVVRDVRESGLYFKLPFINSVEFLDKRVLDLSPDKTPREVITADQKRIIVDAYAKYKITNPVTFYQAVRNESGLVRRLYPVIEAHIRENIGRFSLISLLNEKRSEVMQLIQHGVYSEAEKFGIEIIDVRIKRADLPEENSSAIFRRMQTEREKEAKEIRAEGEQAGQEIRSKADKLKREIISSAVKESYETRGRGYAEATRIYNEAFKIDEEFFNFYRSMSAYSKSFAENNTKFVLSPNNTFLDILNKGWK; from the coding sequence ATGAGTAGTAATATTAAAATCATTTTTGTTTCTGTATTTGTTGTTTTATTGATTGTTTTATCTAATTCAATATTTGTTGTACAAGAAACAAAGCAAGCTATAGTTATACAACTGGGTAAAGTTGTAAGGGATGTTAGGGAAAGTGGCTTATATTTTAAGTTACCATTCATAAATAGTGTAGAGTTTCTTGATAAAAGAGTTTTAGATCTAAGTCCTGATAAAACCCCAAGGGAAGTGATAACAGCGGATCAAAAACGTATTATAGTAGATGCGTATGCAAAATATAAAATAACGAATCCTGTTACTTTTTACCAGGCTGTGAGGAATGAATCAGGGCTGGTTAGAAGATTATATCCGGTTATAGAAGCACACATAAGAGAAAATATAGGCAGATTTTCGTTGATTAGTTTGCTGAATGAAAAAAGGTCAGAAGTCATGCAGTTAATTCAGCACGGAGTTTACTCTGAAGCTGAAAAATTTGGCATAGAAATAATAGATGTAAGAATTAAGAGAGCAGATTTACCAGAAGAAAATAGTTCTGCAATATTTCGCCGTATGCAAACTGAAAGGGAAAAAGAAGCAAAAGAAATTAGAGCAGAAGGAGAGCAAGCGGGGCAGGAAATTAGATCAAAAGCTGATAAATTAAAAAGGGAAATTATCTCCAGTGCAGTAAAAGAATCATATGAAACAAGGGGCCGTGGTTATGCTGAAGCAACTAGAATTTATAATGAGGCATTTAAGATTGATGAAGAGTTCTTTAACTTTTATCGCTCCATGAGCGCTTACAGTAAATCATTTGCCGAAAATAATACTAAATTTGTACTTTCACCAAACAATACCTTTTTAGATATTTTAAATAAAGGATGGAAATAA
- a CDS encoding DegQ family serine endoprotease — MKSKAFILSIFAYFLIAFSSHANMFDWNAKKVVDASTTACNCNQGLADLVEELIPAVVNISSEQIIKQENNSRTRVPSMPGNNFFDDFREFFEHFDQFFMDRGPSVNREVVLLGSGFIIDKGGTIVTNYHVIKNAKDITVTMNDNTYFKAEVLGYDARTDLAVLKINSDKDLSSVAFGDSDKARVGDTVMAIGNPFGLGGSVSTGIISARSRDISIGTMNEFIQTDAAINRGNSGGPLFDLNGKVIGINTAIYSPSESGGNVGIGFAIPSNLAMSIIDTLKSGKKIKHGWLGVQVQPITKEFAESLGLKDTKGALVASIVKDSPAEKGGIKVGDILLEFDDKKIDRMTQLPQMVSRTEPGKKVQIKLLRKGKEVNIKVVIEESANDGQGNNQEENKSTSDYITGLTVSNLPKESKESNPTKGVIVTNVDSNSNATLRGIKKGDIIIQLDGTDIENINDFQKQVDSAVKKNGKDSIMLLIYRNGNQFFTSIKLKK, encoded by the coding sequence ATGAAAAGTAAGGCATTTATTTTATCTATATTTGCATATTTTCTAATTGCGTTTTCTTCGCATGCTAATATGTTTGATTGGAATGCAAAAAAGGTCGTTGATGCTAGCACTACTGCATGCAACTGTAATCAAGGACTTGCCGATTTAGTGGAAGAACTCATTCCTGCGGTTGTAAATATTTCAAGCGAACAAATCATCAAACAAGAAAATAACAGCAGAACTAGAGTTCCATCTATGCCAGGAAATAATTTTTTTGATGATTTTAGAGAGTTTTTTGAGCACTTTGATCAGTTTTTTATGGATAGGGGCCCTAGTGTTAACAGAGAGGTGGTGTTGCTTGGTTCTGGGTTTATTATAGATAAAGGTGGAACTATAGTAACCAATTATCACGTTATTAAAAATGCCAAAGATATCACAGTTACTATGAACGATAATACTTATTTCAAAGCAGAAGTTTTAGGCTATGATGCAAGAACTGATCTTGCTGTGCTTAAGATTAATTCTGATAAAGATCTTTCTTCTGTTGCATTTGGTGATTCTGATAAAGCAAGGGTTGGTGATACGGTTATGGCAATAGGTAACCCATTTGGTTTGGGTGGCTCTGTAAGCACAGGAATTATATCTGCAAGGTCCAGAGACATTAGTATCGGCACTATGAATGAATTTATTCAAACTGATGCTGCAATTAATAGAGGCAACTCTGGAGGGCCATTATTTGATTTAAATGGAAAAGTTATAGGCATTAACACCGCTATCTATTCCCCATCTGAGTCTGGCGGTAACGTGGGTATAGGCTTTGCTATACCATCTAATTTAGCTATGTCAATTATTGACACATTAAAAAGTGGCAAAAAAATAAAACATGGTTGGCTTGGTGTGCAAGTTCAGCCTATAACGAAAGAATTTGCTGAGTCTTTGGGTTTAAAAGATACAAAAGGTGCACTGGTTGCAAGTATAGTAAAGGATAGCCCTGCAGAAAAAGGTGGAATTAAGGTGGGTGACATATTATTAGAATTTGATGATAAAAAAATTGATAGAATGACACAATTGCCTCAAATGGTTTCAAGAACTGAACCTGGAAAAAAAGTACAAATTAAGTTACTTAGAAAGGGCAAAGAGGTCAATATTAAGGTTGTGATTGAAGAATCTGCAAATGATGGTCAAGGTAATAATCAAGAAGAAAATAAATCAACATCCGATTACATAACTGGTTTAACTGTTTCAAACCTGCCAAAAGAATCAAAAGAAAGTAATCCTACAAAAGGTGTGATAGTTACTAATGTAGATAGTAACAGTAATGCCACGCTGCGTGGTATTAAAAAAGGGGACATCATTATCCAATTAGATGGAACCGATATAGAAAATATTAATGATTTTCAAAAACAAGTTGATTCAGCAGTAAAGAAAAACGGTAAAGATTCAATAATGTTGCTTATTTACCGCAATGGAAATCAATTCTTTACTTCGATAAAGTTGAAGAAATAG
- the terL gene encoding phage terminase large subunit, which yields MNKINFLKFIELCFQTVVPGCEYNDYQYIKVIEDRLKAANAGEVRRIIFNMPPRSMKSICASVAWPAWILGNQPSARIIVTSYSKLLSEKHSLDTRCIMQSDWYKELFPEVKLSKDQNTKYKFQTVQRGFRIATSVGGTLTGEGGDFIIVDDPLNPAQALSETFRKRATNWFDQTLVTRLNDRKKGVIVLVMHRLHLEDLTGHLLSKPKNIWHHICLPMISEKVEIIDSITTQEKGLYSREENELLYPLEGGREEVEMIKVELGSYAFAAQYQQNPLPLSSGIIKQEWLKRYKNFPDNLSHVTQSWDTAVSTNDSSDFSVCTTWAKIDNKFYLLDVYRAKLEYPKLKEQVLSLAARWAPHAILIEAKTSGQQLTQELKANSDLPIIEIVPHNDKLTRFYQIVPVIESGRVFLPQQAVWLSDFEYEILMFPETRHDDQVDSTVQYLQWMRKTNTSAFRVRDFGPNPNKTLGWLRAVD from the coding sequence ATGAATAAAATCAACTTTCTAAAATTCATTGAACTGTGCTTTCAAACGGTGGTGCCGGGATGTGAGTATAATGATTATCAGTACATAAAAGTCATAGAAGACAGGCTGAAAGCAGCGAATGCTGGCGAAGTAAGGCGCATAATATTCAATATGCCTCCGCGTTCAATGAAGTCCATATGTGCTAGTGTTGCGTGGCCCGCGTGGATACTGGGAAATCAGCCATCTGCAAGAATAATAGTTACAAGTTATTCTAAGTTGCTTAGCGAAAAACATTCGCTCGATACGAGGTGCATAATGCAATCTGATTGGTATAAAGAACTATTTCCAGAGGTAAAATTATCCAAAGACCAGAACACTAAATATAAATTCCAAACAGTGCAGAGAGGATTTAGAATCGCAACATCAGTTGGAGGGACGTTAACCGGTGAAGGTGGAGATTTCATCATCGTGGATGATCCGCTTAACCCTGCTCAAGCTTTGAGTGAAACGTTTAGAAAGCGTGCCACAAACTGGTTCGATCAGACTTTGGTAACGAGGCTCAACGATAGAAAAAAAGGAGTAATTGTGCTTGTTATGCACAGGCTGCACCTGGAAGACTTAACTGGGCACCTCTTATCCAAGCCAAAAAACATATGGCATCACATTTGTTTGCCAATGATTTCTGAAAAAGTGGAGATAATCGACTCAATTACGACACAAGAAAAAGGTTTATATTCAAGAGAAGAGAATGAGTTATTATATCCCCTCGAGGGAGGAAGAGAAGAAGTTGAGATGATAAAAGTTGAACTCGGGAGTTACGCTTTTGCTGCTCAATATCAACAAAACCCCCTGCCGCTTTCAAGTGGTATAATAAAACAAGAGTGGCTAAAGCGCTATAAAAATTTCCCTGATAATCTCTCACATGTAACTCAAAGCTGGGACACTGCAGTTTCAACAAACGATTCCAGCGACTTTAGTGTCTGCACCACCTGGGCAAAAATAGATAATAAATTCTATTTACTTGATGTATATCGAGCAAAGCTTGAGTACCCAAAGCTTAAAGAGCAAGTTCTGTCACTAGCTGCAAGATGGGCACCACATGCAATTTTGATTGAAGCAAAAACGAGTGGTCAGCAATTAACACAAGAGCTAAAGGCAAATAGCGATCTACCGATTATTGAAATAGTGCCACACAATGACAAACTCACTCGATTTTATCAAATTGTTCCGGTGATAGAGTCTGGCAGGGTTTTTTTGCCACAGCAAGCGGTATGGCTCAGCGATTTTGAGTACGAAATTTTAATGTTCCCAGAAACTCGCCATGACGATCAAGTGGATAGTACCGTACAATATCTGCAATGGATGAGAAAAACTAATACCAGTGCTTTCAGGGTCAGGGACTTTGGCCCCAACCCTAATAAAACACTTGGGTGGCTGAGAGCAGTGGATTAG
- a CDS encoding IS5 family transposase, giving the protein MPQKMKVSNQNEYNKFLEKRGNIFRYIDEAIENWYENSPKMQGGNYIYSDKVVILVHIIVNLFRIGLRQTVGFIKGYLQQIGKNLAVISYSQASRRFKKLNIKINDCRVDKSNMENIEIIIDSTSISIYSNTPGHSKENSADRKYRSYEQVRKLHVMLSVNSKKAIAARYSNGVYSDHYGACDLLEEVNFQHKIKALYADRAYDRHKLYKLCKKYDIKTKVLPKKDAAEHSKIDYMSDRNAAIRLIKLYGQDGVKEWKKEAIYGKRSYIEGFFSRLKQVFGFSFRNKSEVNREKELLIKCYLLNKFTDIGMAKFEIIT; this is encoded by the coding sequence ATGCCACAGAAAATGAAAGTCAGCAACCAAAACGAATATAACAAATTCCTTGAAAAAAGGGGAAATATTTTTCGTTACATCGATGAAGCTATCGAAAATTGGTATGAAAATAGTCCAAAAATGCAGGGCGGCAACTATATTTACAGTGATAAAGTCGTAATTTTGGTGCATATAATTGTCAATCTTTTTAGAATTGGTTTAAGACAAACGGTGGGGTTTATAAAAGGATATCTGCAACAAATAGGAAAAAATTTGGCAGTTATCAGCTATTCACAAGCATCAAGAAGGTTTAAAAAACTTAATATTAAGATAAATGATTGCAGGGTTGATAAAAGCAACATGGAAAATATTGAAATTATCATAGATAGCACAAGTATCAGCATTTACAGTAACACTCCTGGCCACAGTAAGGAAAACAGTGCAGATAGAAAGTACCGAAGCTACGAGCAAGTAAGAAAGTTACATGTTATGTTAAGTGTGAATAGTAAAAAAGCTATAGCTGCAAGATACAGTAATGGCGTCTACTCTGACCACTATGGAGCTTGCGATTTGCTTGAAGAAGTTAATTTTCAGCACAAAATAAAAGCATTATATGCAGATAGGGCATACGATAGGCACAAACTTTATAAATTGTGTAAGAAATACGATATAAAGACAAAAGTTCTACCAAAAAAGGATGCAGCAGAACATTCAAAAATAGATTATATGTCTGACAGAAATGCTGCTATTAGGTTAATAAAATTATATGGACAAGATGGTGTAAAAGAGTGGAAAAAGGAAGCAATTTATGGAAAGAGATCTTACATAGAAGGATTTTTCTCAAGGTTGAAGCAAGTATTTGGATTTAGCTTTAGGAATAAATCTGAAGTAAATCGTGAAAAAGAATTACTAATTAAGTGCTATTTGCTCAACAAATTCACTGATATTGGTATGGCTAAATTTGAAATCATTACATAA
- a CDS encoding ankyrin repeat domain-containing protein: MSYYLDEELRGILNWLESNSNSLGDYNYIQYITSLLIVGADPNVQNQDGKTLLHYVAERNDTNGIGFLLKAGADSNVQDRSEKTPFEYVTKHECRQALKDLGYDLDDSYENEGNPATPDSSVGERNDCSNSSGDDSQIESVKLSDCNTEEDSDYYSDDSRENEGNSTTSDGSVDDCSNSSGDDNKTISTEPSDCDPEDEDSSCSSSDYLFLEDSLLAKLEIPLTTDEQELIDKFCEEIRGMTAQNKQESEENILESIEKIVDEYLKEGIRLNSSCSDDNEKDDKETVTNLIFKEIDDVLSSNNLKLRDETGARERQSDGISDQDDDNEDKVSGIIESITNKLLLKGGKARQEFFFGNTDLAQDYGSNYINNLSKECEEIESKLISIACEGIVNKSKQIHEYDFKAEIDNRYFYVKYSQDSIIEPVKILNNEKAKELKLKVGILQIGESIVRVEGTKDGKRNYTDVLKGSIKMSFTTEVGEINIYLSPSKEGGNKIKVEIDEENKAKFNKLKDKSSLGKDCLLEGENVSEVISKNFKMSDSVSTEPTETTKDVPSTDFTQACSQQIDTSVKGRQ; this comes from the coding sequence CTGTCATATTACTTAGATGAAGAATTACGTGGCATTTTAAATTGGTTAGAAAGCAATAGCAATTCATTAGGCGATTACAATTATATTCAATATATAACGTCTCTTCTAATAGTAGGGGCTGATCCAAATGTACAAAACCAAGATGGAAAAACTCTGTTACATTACGTTGCTGAACGTAACGATACTAACGGTATAGGATTTCTTTTAAAAGCAGGAGCTGATTCAAATGTGCAAGATCGAAGTGAAAAGACTCCATTTGAATATGTTACTAAACATGAGTGCCGTCAAGCTTTGAAGGATTTGGGTTATGATTTAGATGATTCTTATGAAAATGAAGGGAATCCGGCAACACCTGATAGTTCGGTAGGTGAAAGAAACGATTGTTCAAATAGCTCTGGTGATGATAGTCAGATAGAGTCTGTTAAATTGAGTGATTGTAACACAGAAGAGGATTCGGACTATTATTCAGATGATTCTCGTGAAAATGAAGGGAATTCAACAACATCTGATGGTTCGGTAGATGATTGTTCAAATAGCTCCGGTGACGATAATAAAACAATTTCTACTGAACCGAGTGATTGTGACCCAGAAGACGAGGATTCGAGCTGTAGTTCAAGTGATTATCTTTTTCTAGAAGACTCACTGTTAGCGAAGCTAGAAATACCATTAACTACAGATGAACAGGAGCTAATTGATAAGTTTTGTGAGGAGATAAGAGGTATGACAGCACAAAATAAACAAGAATCTGAAGAAAATATTCTAGAAAGTATTGAGAAAATAGTAGATGAGTACTTGAAGGAAGGAATAAGGTTAAATTCAAGTTGTAGTGATGACAATGAAAAAGATGATAAAGAAACTGTAACAAATTTAATATTTAAAGAAATAGACGATGTTCTTAGTAGTAATAATTTGAAACTACGCGATGAAACTGGAGCGCGTGAAAGGCAGTCTGATGGTATCTCCGACCAAGACGATGACAATGAAGATAAAGTTTCAGGCATCATAGAAAGCATCACTAACAAGTTATTGTTAAAAGGTGGAAAAGCAAGACAAGAATTTTTCTTCGGTAATACCGATCTAGCACAAGATTATGGATCTAATTATATAAATAATCTCTCTAAGGAATGTGAAGAAATTGAAAGCAAGCTAATAAGCATAGCATGTGAAGGTATTGTAAACAAAAGTAAGCAAATTCATGAGTATGACTTTAAAGCAGAAATAGATAATAGATATTTTTATGTGAAATATTCACAAGATAGTATTATTGAACCTGTGAAAATCTTAAACAATGAGAAAGCTAAAGAGTTAAAATTAAAAGTCGGCATACTTCAAATTGGGGAAAGTATAGTGAGAGTTGAAGGTACAAAAGATGGAAAAAGAAATTACACAGATGTCTTAAAAGGTAGCATTAAAATGTCTTTTACCACTGAGGTAGGAGAGATTAATATTTATCTAAGTCCTAGTAAGGAAGGTGGTAATAAAATAAAAGTAGAGATTGATGAGGAAAACAAAGCAAAGTTTAACAAATTAAAAGACAAATCAAGTTTAGGAAAAGACTGTCTTTTAGAGGGAGAAAATGTTTCAGAAGTTATAAGCAAGAATTTTAAGATGAGTGATAGTGTATCTACAGAGCCAACCGAGACTACTAAGGATGTTCCATCTACTGATTTTACGCAAGCTTGTTCGCAGCAAATTGACACAAGTGTTAAAGGCAGACAGTGA